The following proteins come from a genomic window of Athalia rosae chromosome 1, iyAthRosa1.1, whole genome shotgun sequence:
- the LOC105686987 gene encoding histone acetyltransferase Tip60, protein MIEEHDERETICDSVSSLVEGCRLPVRMQDGDDWPLAEIISVKEMRGVKCYYVHYVDFNKRLDEWVMENCLDTRKVQFPRRDGTTPGTGAATPKKQAPSRPPSPNNVIPEPVNGSAVLQAALQKNIARKRKGTFLESEDSQEAPPQPVPAATGPRSTGSLVAHHHDDVVTRMKNIELIELGRHRIKPWYFSPYPQEMVSLQCIYICEFCLKYRKSRKCLERHLAKCNLRHPPGNEIYRKGSISFFEIDGRKNKNYAQNLCLLAKLFLDHKTLYYDTDPFLFYVMTEFDSRGFHIVGYFSKEKESTEDYNVACILTMPPYQRKGYGKLLIEFSYELSKFEGKTGSPEKPLSDLGLLSYRSYWAHTILDILLNVKPLIENEKPQITINEICELTSIKKEDVISTLQNLNLINYYKGQYIVTLNRDIIQQHAAAMEKRTIRIDPKCLHWTPKDWSVRAKW, encoded by the exons ATGATCGAGGAACACGATGAGCGGGAGACCATATGTGATTCAGTA TCCTCACTTGTGGAGGGTTGTCGTTTGCCGGTTAGAATGCAGGATGGTGATGATTGGC CACTTGCTGAAATCATCAGCGTTAAGGAGATGCGAGGTGTTAAATGTTACTATGTTCACTATGTGGATT TTAACAAACGATTGGATGAATGGGTTATGGAAAACTGTCTGGATACACGAAAAGTTCAATTTCCAAGACGGGACGGCACTACGCCAGGGACAGGGGCAGCGACGCCAAAGAAACAAGCTCCTAGTAGGCCACCGAGTCCTAACAATGTTATACCAGAGCCAGTGAATGGTTCAGCTGTATTACAGGCAGcattacaaaaaaatattgctagaaaaagaaaaggaacttTTTTGGAGAGCGAGGATTCACAAGAGGCTCCGCCACAACCTGTACCTGCAGCAACTGGTCCAAGATCTACTGGATCACTGGTAGCTCATCATCACGACGATGTCGTAActaggatgaaaaatatagaacTAATCGAATTAGGAAGACATAGGATAAAGCCATGGTACTTCAGCCCATATCCGCAAGAAATGGTTAGCCTGCAATGTATTTATATCtgtgaattttgtctcaagtATCGAAAAAGTCGGAAATGCCTTGAACGACACTTAGCAAAATGTAATTTACGGCATCCGCCTGGGAACGAGATATATAGGAAAGGATCTATatcgttttttgaaattgatggaaggaaaaacaaaaactacgCTCAAAACCTTTGTTTATTAGCCAAATTATTCTTAGACCACAAAACATTGTACTACGACACAGAtccatttttgttttacgTCATGACGGAATTCGATAGCCGAGGATTTCACATCGtaggatatttttcaaaagagaaagaatcgacTGAAGACTACAACGTTGCTTGTATATTAACGATGCCTCCTTACCAGAGGAAGGGTTATGGCAAACTGTTGATAGAATTTTCTTACGAACTATCAAAATTTGAGGGCAAGACTGGATCACCGGAAAAACCATTATCCGACTTGGGATTGTTATCGTATCGGAGTTATTGGGCTCATACGATACTGGACATATTACTAAACGTTAAACCATtaatagaaaacgaaaagccGCAGATCACGATAAACGAAATATGTGAACTAACGTCTATCAAGAAAGAAGATGTTATATCAACTCTACAGAATCTGAAccttattaattattacaaagGGCAATACATCGTTACGCTCAATCG GGATATAATACAACAGCATGCTGCAGCGATGGAGAAACGCACGATAAGAATAGATCCGAAATGTCTCCATTGGACGCCGAAGGATTGGAGCGTCCGAGCGAAATGGTAA